CGCAAGTTCGGGCTGCTGCGTTTCAAATCTGTTTGTTCTGTCCTCGTCCAGATAACGTTCCAGCCGGTCTGTCACCTGGGTCATTTGTTGCCGGTACAAACTGTGAATCTTTTGTTTTAATTCGTCCAGATAGACATAGACATAATCCCGGGAAACTCCGCCGGTACGAATGAGGCTGGTCACCCACTCCTGTGGCACTGTCAGCTGCCAATCCAGGAGCTCCGTAGAGAGATGCTGATTATCGATCCTATATTCAGCCAGACTTTTCCGGATCACATCCTTTAAATGCCATTCAATCTGTGCCTGAACCCGTTGCGTCAAGTCCGCATAAAACGCTGCCACGCGGCGCTGGCGCTCTTGTTCTGTTTTTTTAGCAGAAAACAACCAGCCCACTTTAAAATCCTCTTGGTAACTTTCAATCATCTCCCGGGCCAATTGGGTGGTCACATAGGGCGTGATGATGGCATTTTTTAAAATATCCTGGACAGCCGCTTCCAGGTGCTGTCGTGCGCGCTGTGGCGCTTCCCGGGCCTCAAGGTAAGCTTGATAACGAGCAGCACCGTCATCACCCAGTGTTGCGAAAAGCTGATCCAGCTGGTCTTGGATGCTCTCCCGCTCGTCACCCTGTTTTTCCAACAGGTATTCCCGGTGTTGTGACAAGAGAAGCTCTAGTCCGTGTTTGAAATGCCTGGCCAACAGATAGTGTTTATGCTCACTGACCTTATCCAGCACTTGCTGCAGCTGTTCCAGCATGTTGAACGGGTGATCAGTCTGTTTCAACGAGGTGCATAACAGCCCGTCAACATCCAGCCCCCATTCTCTTATTCCGCTATACAATCTGGACAAGTACTCCCCAAGATCTCCCCCCGGATCCTGGTGCTTGTCAATTTGGTTCACCACAAGATAAAGATACTTACCTTGCTCTTTTAAGCGCTTGACAAAGGAAAAGTTCACTTCAGACTGAACATAATGATAATCTGTTACAAACACCACGACATCAGCCAAGTGCAACGCCGCTTCAGTCGCCGACTGGTGTCTGGGGTCTGTTGAATCTACCCCGGGCGTATCCAGCAAAGTCACACCTTTGGCCAATAATGGATGGGGATAAAAAATGTCCACCCGCTCGGCTTCATCCCCGTTTGTACAAAACGTTTTCCATTCTTCCAAACGGTCAAGGTCTAACGTCAGCAGGGAACCTGAAGTGAGATAAATAACGGCTCGAGGCTCTCCATAGCGAATGGCCACCACATTGGCACTGGTGGGGATAGGGTTGGAGGGGAGTAACGCTTCTCCCAGCAAGGTGTTAATCATGGTTGATTTTCCGGCCGAAAATAACCCGCAAAAACCAATATGCAGGGTTTGCTCCTGCCACTTCTCTAAATATGCGTCCAGCTTGTGGACCGTTTCCTTGTCACCCGTCTCCAACAACTGCTCTTTCAGTCTGTCTACTGCTTTATCTATCTGTTTAACCTGTGGTGATTCAACACTAATAGCACTCATGGGTCCTCTCCCTCTGTGTTTGATGCTGAATGTGTCAATTTTTTAACTTTAATATTTCTTTATATTATCACGCTTTGGGCATTTCCTGTCCAGAGCCCTTTTCAAATTCGTTTCTGTCAGGTACAATTGTGAATGTAAGGGGTGAGTTGGATGGATTTTTTCATTGACCTGGCTATTTTAGGCGTGTTGATTATCGGTATGACCGCCTTTTTAGGTACCATCGTTCAGGCCATTGTCAGGCCATTCGTCAGCAAAAAAGGGGAAGTTTCTGTCATCCGTAACTCAGAGATTAAAAAAGGCTGGAAAAAAGTTGGGGGCAATTCACAATCGTAACTTGCTTAATGAATGTGTTGGTTATACTGCACAAAACCGGTTCTGACCACGGATTGACACTGTGGACGAACCGGTTTTTGTTGTTCAATATTTTACCAGGGACGAATCGGTAGTGAACCTGGTGAAGGATGGACGATCATATGGTACATGGGAACCGCGTAGGCGATCACGGACAAAGCGATGGAGATGCCAATCCAGACTGACCAGCGTTCCAATATGGGCGGCGGAGCGGCTGCTTTTTCATTGATGACTCGATGGGAAATTCAGCTGTCTTGTCTGTTTGCGGGGCAAAAAACCAGAGATAAATGAAATTAAATACGGCCAACAGGACACTGACAAACAACAGAATACCTCCCACGGAAATCACATCATAATAGGGAAGCCAGCTTAAGGCTGTCTGGTGGTCGTTATAAGTAAAATATGCGCTGCGCCGGGGTGCTCCCATTAACCCCACAATGTGCATGGTTCCAGACATCAACAGCATCCCCAAAGCCCACACAACCGTCTGTACAATCCCCAATCTGTTCACAGCCGGAGTGAGAACCCGGTTTCTGACAACCGGGATGAGCCAATATAAAGCGGCAAAATAAGTTAACACTACGCTGGTGGCCAAGGTCATATGAAAGTGACCGGTCACCCACCACGTATTATGGACAATCTGGTTTAACTGATAACTGGCATTAATAATCCCTCCTCCCCCTCCTATAATAAAAACAAGCATTCCTACCAGTGGAGCAAAGAAGCGCACATCTGTCCATGGTAATTTTTTGACCCAGCCAAATAACCCTGTTGTGCCTTTGGCCCTGCCGGCCAATTCAAATGTGGCCAAGATGGAAAAGGCTGTGATTAAGGTGGGCACTACAACCATCATGGTCAATATAACCTGCACAAACTTCCAAAAAGATGTAATTCCGGGTTCATTCAGTTGGTGATGGAATCCCACAGGAATCGAGAAGAGGATAAACAAAAGAAATGTTAACCGGGGCAAGGAGCTGCTGAAAATTTTTCCTCCCACAATTTGTGGTATATTAACATACCAGTAGATATAGGCCGGCAACAACCAAAAATAGACCAGGGCATGGCCAAAATACCAAAACAGGGTCCTGCTCAGTGTCACATTAACCCTCTCCACCCATCCGAAAGACCAAGGGATCAATTGGACCACCACCTCAATGGCCACGAAAAGACTGGCATGCAGCCACAAAATGACGGTAGCCAAGCCATATAGGCAAACAACGGGGAACTTTCCTTCCGGTGGGCACGTCTCCAGCGCCAGTAGTTCATGATCACGACCAGAGAGGCCACCCAGCTGCCGACGATAAGCAAGGCCAAGCCCACATAGAACCAGGGAGAAGCATGCATAGGGGCATAAAAGGTGTATAAAACATTAGCTTCATTGGTCATCATTTTTACCATCGCCAAAATTGTCCCAATGGCCATCAGGTAAAAACCAATCCAGGCATACTTGCGGGAATTGGCCGTCAAGTGTCCCCCTAGCGTGCGCGCCAAACCGGCATACAAATAACCAAAGATAAACAATGTGGTAAAAACAAGGGCAAGCAAAACCCCATGGATGGTCAGCAGTTGATAATAGTTCAAAAAAATACGAGGAAGCTGGATCCATCCAACTCTTTCCAGTGTTTGCAACAACCCGGCCAGTGCCCCCACTAAGAGAGCTGAAATAGCAAGGCCGATATGAGCCAGAATGATCCTTCTGTCTTCCGCTCTAAAGTTGTGTTCCTCGGCTTGAGTGGCTGTTGAATCATTCATATGCACTTCCTGCCTTTTCATAGTCGGTACTCCTTTCTGCAAAACTATTCAACAATCAGACGTCCCTGCATATAATGATGTCCGCTGCCACAATATTCGTGGCATAAAATAAGATACTCTCCCGGTTGCTTAAATTGATGGGTATATTCGGTAATATGTCCAGGTGTCAACATCAAATTGACACTTGTTCCAGGGATAAACAACCCATGTATCACATCCCTGCTGGTGACCTTAAAGTGTACGGTAGAACCTGCCGGAACCCTGATTTCATTGGGCGTATAACCAAAGATGAACGATACAATCCTGGCTTCAAACTCATTCGGCCCTGTTTGATACACACCCGGATCAGCAAAAGGGGCCACTTCCTCCACCCGTTCCGGTTCCACAGTATGGGCCATGCCATCGGCGGGATGCAACCCCATGTAAACACCCATAAATCCGGTCACAACGAGGAAAAACAGCAGTGAACCTGATCCAAACCACAACCAGATACGTTCATAGCGAGGAAGATCCATCTCAACCTTCCTTTCTCATGATGATTAAACGATAGCACCTCTTGGGAGACCTTAGTCCTGTTATAATAGACCGCCACCGTTAAAGGGTCCACTTCACATATAAATAAAAAACGCCAAACCACATGACCAGAATAATCCCGGCAATGACAAACACCAAAAGAAAAGAACCCTTTAAATTGTCCTCATGATGTTTATCCACTTCGTTCAATGGTACCTTGGACAAACTATTCCCTCCTATCCAAAGGAAATCCATACCATTTTACTCTACTATTGTCTCTTAAAAGCACAGAAATTATGTAAAAAGAAAAAAAACGAGCCCTCAATGGAAGACTCGATCCAGCTTCTTTTTGCTCAACGGCTCATCTGTTTGGCTGTTGCAACTGTACAGCATGGTCTGTTCCTCAACAATCGTTTCCAAATGGACGGGCCTGCCCCATAAGCGGTAAACCATGGGCAATGTTTTTTCTATATAATGGGGATCCAGCTCAATTCCTTCATAACTGTGTTGCAAATACAACTCGCGATTGCGGTTATAGTCCCCATCCCGTACCACAATATACGGGAAACCGCCGTTCACTTTAGACTGGATCAATGTTTGTTTCACTTTTTCCCATTCCTTATCTGTGATTTGCCACGTATGATCAACCTGCTTAAAAATATACAGGTCCATCTCTTCCACCATCTGTTTGGTCAGGTAGTTGCGTAAGAAGGAGAGGTCGTTCTCCCGCTCACGCACCTCAAAGATAAAATCCCGCCCGTATTCCCGTTCCAGGTATTCAAACATAGAGAGTCCCACATGATAAGGGTTAATACCATAAGGTGAAAGAGCAATGACATCCGCATTCATCTGGGCAAACTGATTCTCAGCACATGAATCGTTGTCCAACCGGCTGAAAAAACGCGTGTAAGGATAGATATGCTATGAATTGGCCTTGGACTTGATTGAACAACGTTATCCGGTCGATGTGTACAATATTTATGCTTTTCACATTTCTGACGGAGATAATTGGGAACAAGATAATGAGCGCTGTTTGTAATTAGCCGGCGAGCTGGCCGAACGTTGCAATATGGTTGGATATGGGGAAATTCAGACCTATCCCAAGTCCAACTCTCTCTTGACCCGGTTTCAAAAGTTGGAGAACAAGTCTTTTATCTGCCGCAAAATGCAGCGGAAGGAAGATGTTTATCCCACGCTTAAAGCCTTCTTCTCCAATTCAATTGACGAAAGGGGGTTGGCGTAATGCGTGAGGAAGAATTTGAACGGCTTGAACAACAGATTGTCCGCCTCACGGACCTGGCGCTTCAGTTCGGGCTTGACCCGTTTCAAATGCGTTACGAACTGTGCCCGGCCGATATATTATATTCCATCGGTGCATACGGCATGCCCAGCCGCTACTCCCACTGGAGTTTTGGCAAAGCCTATGAGCGGATGAAAATGGCATACGACTTTAACTTGACCAAGATTTATGAGTTGGTGATTAACTCCAACCCCTGCTACGCCTTTTTACTGGAGAACAACAGCTTGTTGCAAAATCAGGTGATTGCGGCTCATGTGCTGGGACACAGTGATTTTTTTAAAAACAACATATACTTTCACACCACCCAGCGTGATATGCTGGAAAGCATGGCTGTGACCAGCAAACGGTTCCGCCAGTATGAATTTGAGCATGGCATTGATGCAGTGGAGCAGATTCTGGATGCCGGTCTAGCTATTCAGCCGCTGAGCATCTGGTGCCACCGCTTTCAACCTTGGTAAAAAACTGGTCCTCTGTCACTTCTTTGGCCTCTGTGGTATGGGCGATAAACACAACTTTCACCTGGCTGTATTTTCTGCGCAGATAGCGGACCATCCAAAAGTAAAAGCTGCGGGCCATATACTTCTCAAATGTGCCCATGGAACCGCTCGTATCCATCATGGCCAGCACTACCGCGGTTGAAGAGGGGTTCATTTGTTCCTGCCATGTTTTAAAGCGCAGGTCCTCCTCTGTGATCTGAACGTCCGTCCGGCCCTGCCGGGCATTGCGTTTCAAGCTTTCCATGATGGTGCGCCGCTTGTCCAGATTACCCAGTATCCCCTTTTTGCGGATATCATGAAACACAATGTCTTCTGAGGTTAAATCATGTTGTTTTTTGGGTTTTAAATGGGGCAATTGCAAATCTTAAAAATAAGCTCAGCCAAATCATCCACCGTCAATTCAGCTTCATACATATCCACACCCGGCTGGTTCCCAGCGGGCCCATGACCTTGTTTTTTGGAAGGTTTCAACCGTGTTAAAATGCTGAATACCGCTGTGGCCCACAGAGCATGGGGGGCGATATGCACGTGATGGACATTGCTTTCTCCAATGAGCTTTTGATAAATCTTTTCTTCGGCACTCACCCTTAAGGTGTAAGGCACACGCATGACGATCATCCTGGAATGCAGGGCCTCATTCTTCTGATTGCTGATAAAATGGCGATATTCCGTTTCGTTGGTGTGGGCGACGATCAGCTCATCCGCACTGATAAGGGCGAAGCGCCCAGCTTTGAAATTGCCTTCCTGGGTAAGGGAGAGCAGGTTCCACAGAAATTTTTCGTCACATTTGAGCATCTCCTGAAATTCCATCAAACCGCGGTTGGCCTTGTTCAACTCCCCGTCAAAGCGGTAAGCGCGGGGATCCGATTCCGATCCATAAGTGGAAATGGTGGAAAAATCTATGCTGCCTGTGAGATCAGCAATGTCCTGTGACTTGGGATCAGACGGAGCAAATGTACCGATCCCTCTCCGCTTGGCCTCGGAAAAAAACAATCCGCTCCACTTTAAACTGCATGATATCCCCGTTATATTCTTCTTCCAGGCGCAATTGGCATACCGGACACAAATCCCCTTCAATGCGCACCTGATACTCCTCCATGAATGCCTGACGAAGTTCATGGGGAATGAGATGCAGCGGTTCTTCATGCATGGGGCAGCCCTGAATGGCGTACACCCTTCCCCGGTCAGTCCGTGTGTAAGCTTCCAGCCCTTTTTTAAGCAGTGTGACGATGGTTGATTTCCCTCCGCTGACCGGCCCCATCAACAGCAATAACCGTTTGCGGACATCAAGCCGTTCCGCCGCGGGTTTAAAATATTCTTCAACCAGGTTTTGAATGGCCTCTTCCAGACCAAACAACTCAGACTCAAAAAATTTATATTTTTGATGGGTGCCTTGATGTTCCACACCTGCATCACAGATCATCTGATAGATTCGGGCATGGGCATGTTGGGCAACGGACGGATCTGCTTTGACAATGTCCAGGTACTCGGCAAAGGTGCCCTCCCATCTTAACTGGGATTCCCTGTGTTGGTACTTCGCCAGTGATTCCAAGAAAGACATGACTCCCAGCCTCCTTTTTAAAATAAATGACCGGCCGCATTCTCAAACTATTGTTTAACATGATGACTACCCCACAGCTTGTCCAAAGAACATTGAGAACCGACCGGCTAACCTTGCATAATATTATTTAGTTGTATCTACATTATACTAAATTTTTTGCTATTTTAAAATATTTTGTCCAAAAATCTGACAAGGAAAATCTACCCAGGTGTATCAGAAAACCGACTCCTTGTTTTTCAAGGAGCCGGTTCGCAGAGAGCGTAAACACCAATCCGGTCATTATTCGCAGAATTATTGGCCAGCTAAAAAAAGCCGGATTGGTTGACGTGAGGGCTGGCGCCGGCGGAGCATCCCTGCGAAAGAAACTGAATGAAATTACGTTGCTCGACGTGTACAAGGCAGTAGAAGTTGTCGAAAGTGGCCAACTATTTAATTTTCATGACCATCCAAACCCGGAATGCCCCATAGGCGCCCATATTGAATCGGTACTTCGCACAAAAATGCTTGAAGCCCAATCGGCAATGGAGCAAAAACTGGCTGGAGTGACTCTGGCGCAATTGACAACCGAGCTTAACGAAAAAAGACGCTCTTAAATAGGCTGATTTTTTTCATAGAGTTGTAACATAATCCGTTACACCACCTTTGTTCACAGTTGTTGTAACAACATTGGTTACAAAACAAACCCTCTCATAAAAATTTCATGAAAGGAAGGAATGGAGGATGAAAATTGTTGTGACCGGAGCCACAGGGCATCTCATCGGCAAGCAGACACCCCTGAAAGAAACCGTTAAACAGGCTCTGCAGCATTAATCCCGACAATAGGCCTGATTTTACAAAACCAATCTATCAGAAACAGAACGATGAAAAAGGACCGGTATAAAAAACAACCTTACCCCGATCAACATCGAGATAAGGTTAAGCCCCAACAGCTTAATAGCATCTAGTCCAATAGATGAAAATAATCCCGCACGGTGGCAATGGCATTTTCGGCCAGAATCACTTTGCCGTACTCCTCCAAACGGTAAATGGACTCATTGGTTCGTTCCCCATATTCCAAGATGATGCTTTCACCCCAATCGTACCGGCGGATCATCCGCTCCTGAGGGTACATCACAGACAAGTAGTAAAAATGGTGATAGCGAATCAGCTTGCTGTTGAAAAAAGGCAGGGGCAGCCGGTGGGCCAGATTGATCACATCTTCAATGTCCCGAAATTTGTACACGCAGGAATAGTACTGTTTATGTGAAACGGGCTCCGTTTGTTGGTTCACCAAATGCCGTTGTTCCAGTTTGGACGAATACATGTCATGATTCACGATGAACCCTCCTCCGTTCGGCGTGGTTAAATTTGCCTTTAGTAACGTTATACCCTAAATCGGCTTGTTTCAATCATCTTGAATAAAAAAGCAGGCCCATTTTTAGAAGAGGCCTGCCACACTGACCTGAGGGTTCATCTTTGTCGGTGGTATATTTTTAGCTTTATTTATGTTTTGTCTTTAGTCAATTCCCGGACCACGTGGCCCAATTCAGGCAAAATGATTTTGGACATCGCCAGCTTGACTGCACCGCTGGATCCGGGGGTGGAAAAAATGGCTTTATCCCGGCAGGTACCGGCAATTGCCCGGCTGAGAATGGCCGCCGAGCCAATATCTTCCGTATAGCTTAAATAGCGAAAAATTTCCCCAAACCCGGGCATTTCTTTCTCAAGTAAAGCAGCAACCGTCTCATAGGTGG
The DNA window shown above is from Caldalkalibacillus uzonensis and carries:
- a CDS encoding DUF444 family protein — translated: MFHDIRKKGILGNLDKRRTIMESLKRNARQGRTDVQITEEDLRFKTWQEQMNPSSTAVVLAMMDTSGSMGTFEKYMARSFYFWMVRYLRRKYSQVKVVFIAHTTEAKEVTEDQFFTKVESGGTRCSAAE
- a CDS encoding SpoVR family protein, whose amino-acid sequence is MDNDSCAENQFAQMNADVIALSPYGINPYHVGLSMFEYLEREYGRDFIFEVRERENDLSFLRNYLTKQMVEEMDLYIFKQVDHTWQITDKEWEKVKQTLIQSKVNGGFPYIVVRDGDYNRNRELYLQHSYEGIELDPHYIEKTLPMVYRLWGRPVHLETIVEEQTMLYSCNSQTDEPLSKKKLDRVFH
- a CDS encoding cytochrome c oxidase subunit II translates to MDLPRYERIWLWFGSGSLLFFLVVTGFMGVYMGLHPADGMAHTVEPERVEEVAPFADPGVYQTGPNEFEARIVSFIFGYTPNEIRVPAGSTVHFKVTSRDVIHGLFIPGTSVNLMLTPGHITEYTHQFKQPGEYLILCHEYCGSGHHYMQGRLIVE
- a CDS encoding cytochrome c oxidase subunit 2A: MSKVPLNEVDKHHEDNLKGSFLLVFVIAGIILVMWFGVFYLYVKWTL
- a CDS encoding adaptor protein MecA, translated to MNHDMYSSKLEQRHLVNQQTEPVSHKQYYSCVYKFRDIEDVINLAHRLPLPFFNSKLIRYHHFYYLSVMYPQERMIRRYDWGESIILEYGERTNESIYRLEEYGKVILAENAIATVRDYFHLLD
- a CDS encoding Rrf2 family transcriptional regulator yields the protein MRKPTPCFSRSRFAESVNTNPVIIRRIIGQLKKAGLVDVRAGAGGASLRKKLNEITLLDVYKAVEVVESGQLFNFHDHPNPECPIGAHIESVLRTKMLEAQSAMEQKLAGVTLAQLTTELNEKRRS